A portion of the Thermodesulfobacteriota bacterium genome contains these proteins:
- a CDS encoding alpha/beta hydrolase — protein MKSICKKLSFFSDSFLLRGILHIPSAEKGPVVIGSHGLLSNSSSPKQIELARRCNDLDIAYFRFDHRGCGESEGNFKEVTSLEARRIDILSAIETIRNQGYMGSRIGLFGSSLGGAACISTASATKIDSMVVNAAPLRSRTIKKSDEIKCQAEYPRFSFDISDRISGIDNILIFHGDADDVVPFSNALELYQKAGNTKKLIIQKDGDHLMSNKTHQKEFIGEAGIWFKERLFATQSPRYS, from the coding sequence ATGAAATCAATCTGTAAAAAATTAAGTTTTTTTTCCGATAGTTTCCTGCTCAGAGGAATACTTCATATACCGTCTGCTGAGAAAGGTCCGGTTGTGATAGGATCCCACGGTCTTTTAAGCAACAGCAGTTCACCAAAACAAATTGAGCTGGCCCGAAGATGCAACGATCTGGACATTGCCTATTTTAGATTTGACCATCGAGGCTGCGGGGAAAGTGAAGGTAATTTTAAAGAAGTCACTTCGCTTGAAGCAAGGCGTATCGATATCCTGAGTGCCATTGAAACAATTCGAAACCAGGGATATATGGGCAGCAGGATAGGACTTTTCGGGAGCAGCCTGGGAGGTGCGGCATGCATATCAACGGCAAGTGCAACTAAAATAGATTCCATGGTTGTCAACGCAGCCCCGCTTAGAAGTCGTACGATAAAAAAGTCGGATGAAATAAAATGCCAAGCAGAATATCCAAGATTTTCCTTTGACATATCGGACCGGATTTCCGGGATTGATAATATTCTCATTTTCCACGGGGATGCCGATGATGTGGTTCCATTTTCCAATGCACTTGAGCTATACCAGAAGGCAGGGAACACTAAGAAGCTAATCATACAGAAAGACGGAGATCATTTGATGAGCAATAAGACCCACCAGAAGGAGTTCATTGGCGAAGCAGGGATATGGTTTAAGGAAAGGCTGTTTGCAACCCAATCACCAAGATACAGTTGA
- a CDS encoding competence/damage-inducible protein A, which translates to MKAEILATGDEIRSGALIDSNSAHISQKLEEKGIAVIRHSCVGDDPHILTAILREIGSRTDICIVTGGLGPTSDDLTSEVAAKAAGVNLVINQEALNSVENFFKIRKRLFTSSNKKQAMLPKGSDCLFNPIGSAPGFSLKINKCLFFFLPGVPPEMRKMLLDKVLPRIEKLQGKIRTYCRNRMIPTFGLTEAAVNEKLSDFPNLFKQLKLGLRANFPVIQVKLYGTGKDENDLNELLDKATDWISHKFGQRIVSINGKSMERVVADLLVEKKATVAIAESCTGGLISHLVTNVSGSSDFFLFSGVTYSNNAKIKVLGVSPSTLEKNGAVHEETAKEMAKGARRISNATYGLSTTGIAGPDGGTESKPVGTVCIGVATPDTVYAHRFHFSSFNRPMNKKIFAMTALDLLRKELLRA; encoded by the coding sequence CAGCAACTCAGCTCATATTTCACAAAAGCTTGAAGAAAAAGGGATAGCCGTGATCAGACACAGTTGTGTGGGAGATGACCCGCATATCCTCACCGCCATCCTCAGAGAAATAGGCAGCCGCACTGACATATGCATTGTAACAGGCGGTCTGGGTCCCACGTCGGATGATTTAACTTCCGAGGTCGCAGCCAAAGCCGCCGGAGTAAACCTGGTGATCAACCAGGAAGCTTTAAACTCCGTTGAAAATTTTTTTAAAATCCGAAAACGCCTTTTTACTTCATCAAACAAAAAACAGGCCATGCTTCCAAAGGGATCCGATTGCTTATTCAATCCAATCGGTTCGGCTCCGGGATTTTCTTTAAAAATAAATAAGTGCCTTTTTTTCTTTCTTCCCGGTGTTCCGCCGGAAATGCGAAAAATGCTTTTGGATAAAGTATTGCCTCGAATTGAAAAACTTCAGGGAAAAATAAGAACTTATTGTCGAAACAGGATGATCCCAACCTTCGGCCTCACTGAAGCGGCGGTAAATGAAAAACTTTCTGATTTTCCCAATCTTTTTAAACAACTGAAACTGGGCTTGCGCGCGAACTTCCCGGTCATTCAGGTAAAACTTTATGGAACCGGAAAAGATGAAAATGACCTGAATGAATTATTGGACAAGGCAACTGACTGGATATCACACAAATTCGGCCAAAGGATAGTGTCTATTAACGGTAAATCCATGGAAAGGGTGGTCGCTGATCTTCTGGTTGAGAAAAAGGCCACTGTAGCGATTGCTGAAAGCTGCACAGGCGGTCTTATATCTCACCTGGTTACCAATGTTTCAGGCAGCTCCGATTTTTTTCTTTTTTCAGGAGTCACCTATTCAAATAATGCTAAAATAAAAGTTCTTGGCGTTTCCCCTTCTACACTGGAAAAAAACGGTGCCGTACATGAAGAGACGGCAAAAGAGATGGCAAAAGGTGCACGGCGGATCTCTAATGCAACTTACGGTCTTTCAACCACAGGTATTGCCGGCCCTGACGGCGGGACTGAAAGCAAACCTGTGGGAACAGTCTGTATCGGTGTGGCAACCCCTGACACTGTCTACGCACATCGCTTTCATTTTTCATCTTTCAATCGCCCAATGAATAAAAAAATCTTTGCCATGACCGCACTCGACCTGTTACGGAAAGAGCTCTTACGCGCTTAA